A stretch of DNA from Candidatus Polarisedimenticolaceae bacterium:
GAAGATCTTCCGGCCGGAGCAGGCCGAGGCGATCCGCGCGAGGATCCGCGGCACGGCCGACTGGAGCGCCGTCGCCGAGGCCGATCTCGTCGTCGAGGCGGTCTTCGAGGACCTGACGGTGAAGCGGGAGGTCTTCGAGCGCCTCGAGCGGCACGCGCGCCCCGAGGCGATCCTCGGGACGAACACGTCGTCGTTCGCGGTGACCGACCTCGCGAAGGGGATGAAGCACCCCGAACGGATCCTGGGCCTTCACTACTTCTACCATCCCGCCAAGAACCGGCTGGTCGAGGTGATCCCCGGGGAGGCGACCTCCCCCGAGGCCGTCCGCCGCGCGTGGGCGCTGCAGGAGCAGATCGGGAAGACCCCGATCCGCTCCGCCGACGCCTCCGGGTTCATCGTGAACCGCTATTTCGTCCCCTGGCTCAACGAGGCGGTGCGCCTTCTCGAGGAGGGCGTCGCCGACATCCCGACGATCGAGGCCGCC
This window harbors:
- a CDS encoding 3-hydroxyacyl-CoA dehydrogenase family protein, coding for MSQTRPIRTLAVIGAGNMGSGIAQKMATEGFPVILLDLDDAKVARGLDIIATTLAQGVERKIFRPEQAEAIRARIRGTADWSAVAEADLVVEAVFEDLTVKREVFERLERHARPEAILGTNTSSFAVTDLAKGMKHPERILGLHYFYHPAKNRLVEVIPGEATSPEAVRRAWALQEQIGKTPIRSADASGFIVNRYFVPWLNEAVRLLEEGVADIPTIEAACKKAFGVGMGPFELMNVTGVPIAKHAANTLGQAFGPMYAPAKALVAQVDSGKHWNLDGTPDASKFEAVNRRMLAVVFLVATQ